The nucleotide window CAGCGCGGCGGCCCGCGCGCCCAGCACACCGCGCAAAGGGCGCGGCAACAGCGGGAACACCCCCAGCGGCGGCACGCCCGAGGCGACGATCCGTTCTACCCCGAACCTGTCCCGCAACAAAGCCGCGAGATCACTGTAGTTGCGTCGCCACCGCGCCCGGCGCATCCCGTTCTTGGCGTCGTTTACGCCAAGCGCGATCACCGCCGCGTCGAACTGCGCACGCGGTATCCACCCCAGATCGGCCAGGGCGCTTGCCGTCGTCGCCCCGCCCCGCGCCTCCAGCCGCCAGTGCACGCGGAAATACGGCGCAAGATGCGCCGCCAGCCGCCCGGCGAGCGCGTCCTCCTGCGTCTTGACGCCCACGCCCGCCGCCGAACTGTCCCCGACGATCAACACCCGCAGCGCCGCGCCCTGCCCGGCCACGCCGTCGCGCGGGCCTGCCGCCTCGGGCAGGCGTGCGGCGCGCAGCATCACCCAGGCCGCCTGTGGCACCAGCACCGGCGACAGCAGCGCCGCGCGGAGCGCGTCACGCATCGGTTTCGCTTTCACAGAGCGCCATGCCAGCGTCGCTCAGCGCATAGACCCCGCGCTCGACCCGGAAGAACCAGCCGGAGTGGTTGTCCGCCATGATCCGCGTCGCCCGCGCCACGCCCGTCGCCCGGGCGATCACCGCGCCCGAAGACGGCCCATGCTCGGACAGGTAGGCCACGCAGGCCCGAACATCCTGCTTGTAGGCGGTCTCGATCTGCCCCCGCGTGCCGCCCTCGTTCGGATCGCCCCTGCGGGCGTTGAACTCCTTCAACAATCGCGCGCGTTTGACCTTGGAGCGGCGCGGCTGGAACGGCGCGGGGTGGCAATGCACCTGCACCGTGCCCTCATCCAGCTTGACGCTCAGAACCCCCAGCCCCAGCCGCTTGCAAAGGCCGATGTTGCCCTTGAACGCCCGCCACCCCGCCTTGCCCTTCCACCGCGGCACGGCGACATAGACCTGCTCGGTCACCGCCTGCCGCGCCACCGCCTGTTGCAGCAGGGTCAGCGAAAACCCGGTCTTCAGCTCCACCACAACCGGCTCGGCATCCGCGCGCAGGCCCACCACGTCGGCCGGGCCGACCTCGGACTTCACGTCATAACCCAGCGCCTCCAGCCAGGCCTTGACCGGGGCGTATAACAGGGTTTCGCGGGCATCATGCATCCCGGCAATTTGGCCGCAGGTTGCATGGGTGACAAGCCCTTCGCACAGCCCTATAAGGCGCGCGAACAAACTCATTTCAGCCCCGAGGACGACATATCCGATGACAACGCTCGTATTTGGCCACAGATCCCCCGACACCGACAGCACCGGCTCGCCCATCCTCTGGGCGTGGTACCTCAACGAGGTGAAGGGCCAAGAGGCCGAGGCCGTGTTGCTGGGCGAGCCCAACACCGAGGCCGCCTTCATGCTGGAGCGCTGGGACCTGCCCAAGCCGCGCATCATCACCGATGTCGATGACGGCCAGCCCTGCATCGTGGTGGACACCAACAACCCCGCCGAGTTGCCGACCAACATCAACGGCGCCGACGTGCAGGGCATCATCGACCACCACAAGCTGGTCGGCGGGCTGGAAACCTCCGGGCCGATCGACATCACCGTGCGCCCGCTGGCCTGCACCGCGACGATCATGATCGACCTGATGGGCGAGGACGCCCAGCGCATGCCCGACTGGGCCAAGGGCGCGGCGCTGACCTGCATCCTCAGCGACACTCTGGAATTCCGCAGCCCCACCACCACCGACCACGACCGCGCCACGGCCGAGCAACTGGCCCGCGACCTGGGCGTCAGCGTCGCCGACTACGCCGCCGAAATGTTCGCGGCCAAGTCGGACGTGTCGGCCTTTTCCGACGCAGAGCTGATCCGCATGGACAGCAAGGAATACGAGGTCGGCGGCACCAAGTTCCGCGTGTCGGTCCTGGAAACCACAGCGCCGGCCACCGTGCTGGACCGCAAGGACAGCCTGATGGCCTCGATGCAGGACGTGGCGAAAGAGGACGGCGTCGACCAGGTGCTGCTCTTCGTCGTGGACATCCTGAACGAGGAAGCGACCCTGCTGGTCCCGAACGACCTGGTGAAGGGCGTGGCCGAGAAAAGCTTCGACGCCTCCGTTTCGGGCGATACCGTGGTGCTGCCCGGCGTGATGAGCCGCAAGAAACAGATCATTCCCAACCTGAAGGTCTGAGGCGCGGGGGGCGCAGAGCCCCCGTTCGCCCGACGCCCCCGCAGCCGCCTGCGGGGGCGTTTTCGTTTCGGCGCATCGCCGCGCCGTCAGTCCGCGCGGCCCATCAGCCGGTCGATTGGCGCGTAATCATCGGTCAGGACCTGCCCGCGCCCAGCCGCCAGCTGCGCCACCATGTCGTCGGCAAAGGCGCCGAACCGCGTCGGGTCGGGCGCCCGCGCGACAATGGCGCTTTCCGGCGTCCGCGTCTGGCCGCCCACCACGACGAAGACGACCCGCTGGCCGGGCGCGGGCCGGGCCTGCTCGGTCCAGACCTCGACCACCGGAAAGACCGTCCGCATCGTCGCCACGATGGATGCCAGCGCGCCCAGCCTGTCCTCGTGGTCGATCACGTTCATCAGGAAACTGCCATCCTCGGTCAGCCGGTCCGCCGCAAGCTGAAAGAACTCCTGCGTCACCAGGTGCACCGGCACCACGACATCGGTGAACGCGTCGCCGATGATGATGTCGAACCGCGCCCCGGGCCGGGTCAGCAACGCGCGGCGGCCATCCTCGTGCAGGACGGTCGCCGTGGCGGGGTCGAACCAGAACGCCTCTGCCGCCATGCGCGTCACCGCCGGGTCGATCTCGGCCACGGTGATCGCGCCGGTGCCGCGCGCGGCAAAGGCACGGGGCACGGCGTAATTGCCGCCGCCGATGTGGAAACTGGTGAAATCGTCACGCGGGGCGCGCAGCATCGACAGGCGGTCCAGCATCGCGGTGTGATCGGTGAACTGCACCTCGCGCAGGCGGCGGGCGCTGATCCCGTGGGCCAGGTGGTCGATCACCATCAGGCGCACCGGGTCGGCGGGGTCGGCCGAGATATCCTCGACCCGCAGGCAGAAATACCGGCTTTCGCGGTCGCAGGGGTCGGGCGCGGCCAGCGCCAGGTATCCCGCGCCGATCACCAGCAGCACCGCAAGCGCCCCTGCCCCGGTCGCGCGCCAGCGCCCCAGCCACGCAAAGAGCAGGCCCGAGACCAGGTAGACCGCCGTCACCACCACCAGCGTCGTCGCCGAGCCGAGCCACGAGATGAACACGAACCCCGCCAGCAGCGTGCCCGCAATCGCCCCCACGGCCCCGGCGGCGAACATCGCGCCCATGGCGGGGCCGGTCCGGCGGGCCGTGGCCACCGCGATCACCGCCAGCACCGGCGCCGGGACACCGGCGAAAAAGGACGGCAGGAAAAAGACCAGCATGGTCAGCGCCGTGATGCTCCAGACCGGCTGCGCGACGGCGTCCAGCACCCAGCCCGCCACCGCCGGCAGGATCAGCACCGCACCCGCCGTGGTGACCGCCCCGGCCAGCATCGCGCCCCCGGTCCAGCGCAGCGCCTGCCCGGCGGGTTTCTCGGCCAGCCGTCCCCCCCACCAGTGCCCTGCCGAAAAGCCTGCGAGGACCACGGCGATGACCGCCGTCCAGGTATAAAGCGACATGCCCACATGCGGCGCCAGCATCCGCCCGGCGACGATCTCGACCACCAGCGATGCCGCGCTGACCACGGCCTGCGCCGTCACCAGCAGCCATAAAGGTGTCGCGCGTGTCATCCCCGCCTCCGCGTGCCGCCATTCGGCACCGCAGTTGAGACCAAGCCCGACCCGGGATCAAGCCGCAACGTCGCGGGCGGCCCCGGCCCGCTCCGGCGCGACTTGGCAGACCGCGCCGCAGCGGCTACGTCTCGGGAGACAGGAGGACCCGCGCCATGACCCGCCCGACCGATCCCGACACGCGCACCGCCACGGCCCAAGCGCCTTGGCAGACAGCCGCTACCGCAGGCCGGGGGTGACATGACCCTTCTGTCGAACCTTGTCGCCGGCGCGATCGGCCTGGTCATCCTGGCAACCGTCGCCGTGGTCTTTCTCGGCCGTGACAGGCCGCGCGGCCCGCAGCCGCGTGACACCTCTGCGGACCGGCACGGCAGCGACGCCGGCGCGGAGGGGGACGCATGAACATCGTGATCCTCCTGCTGGCGGCAGTGGTCATCTATTCCTTCATCAGCATGGGCAAGCGCGCGCGCCGCACACGGAAAAGGAAAAAGGACGACAAGGATGAAGACTGAGGACATGCAAAGCGCCGTGGTCCTTCTGGGCACCAAGGGCGGCCCGGCCATTCGCCCCGGCGGCCCGATGCCCACGTCGACGCTGGTGCAGATGGGCGGCCTTACCCTGCTGGTCGATGCGGGCCTCGGGGTCGCACGGGCCATCGGCGCGGCGGGCCTGCCGCTGACCGCGCTCGACGCGGTGCTGA belongs to Roseovarius sp. THAF27 and includes:
- a CDS encoding SGNH/GDSL hydrolase family protein, which codes for MRDALRAALLSPVLVPQAAWVMLRAARLPEAAGPRDGVAGQGAALRVLIVGDSSAAGVGVKTQEDALAGRLAAHLAPYFRVHWRLEARGGATTASALADLGWIPRAQFDAAVIALGVNDAKNGMRRARWRRNYSDLAALLRDRFGVERIVASGVPPLGVFPLLPRPLRGVLGARAAALDSELRALVAQDPALAYVAMAFPMDRALMAADGFHPAAPLYDLWAGRVAERIREG
- a CDS encoding DUF2161 domain-containing phosphodiesterase: MHDARETLLYAPVKAWLEALGYDVKSEVGPADVVGLRADAEPVVVELKTGFSLTLLQQAVARQAVTEQVYVAVPRWKGKAGWRAFKGNIGLCKRLGLGVLSVKLDEGTVQVHCHPAPFQPRRSKVKRARLLKEFNARRGDPNEGGTRGQIETAYKQDVRACVAYLSEHGPSSGAVIARATGVARATRIMADNHSGWFFRVERGVYALSDAGMALCESETDA
- a CDS encoding manganese-dependent inorganic pyrophosphatase, translating into MTTLVFGHRSPDTDSTGSPILWAWYLNEVKGQEAEAVLLGEPNTEAAFMLERWDLPKPRIITDVDDGQPCIVVDTNNPAELPTNINGADVQGIIDHHKLVGGLETSGPIDITVRPLACTATIMIDLMGEDAQRMPDWAKGAALTCILSDTLEFRSPTTTDHDRATAEQLARDLGVSVADYAAEMFAAKSDVSAFSDAELIRMDSKEYEVGGTKFRVSVLETTAPATVLDRKDSLMASMQDVAKEDGVDQVLLFVVDILNEEATLLVPNDLVKGVAEKSFDASVSGDTVVLPGVMSRKKQIIPNLKV
- a CDS encoding fused MFS/spermidine synthase, giving the protein MTRATPLWLLVTAQAVVSAASLVVEIVAGRMLAPHVGMSLYTWTAVIAVVLAGFSAGHWWGGRLAEKPAGQALRWTGGAMLAGAVTTAGAVLILPAVAGWVLDAVAQPVWSITALTMLVFFLPSFFAGVPAPVLAVIAVATARRTGPAMGAMFAAGAVGAIAGTLLAGFVFISWLGSATTLVVVTAVYLVSGLLFAWLGRWRATGAGALAVLLVIGAGYLALAAPDPCDRESRYFCLRVEDISADPADPVRLMVIDHLAHGISARRLREVQFTDHTAMLDRLSMLRAPRDDFTSFHIGGGNYAVPRAFAARGTGAITVAEIDPAVTRMAAEAFWFDPATATVLHEDGRRALLTRPGARFDIIIGDAFTDVVVPVHLVTQEFFQLAADRLTEDGSFLMNVIDHEDRLGALASIVATMRTVFPVVEVWTEQARPAPGQRVVFVVVGGQTRTPESAIVARAPDPTRFGAFADDMVAQLAAGRGQVLTDDYAPIDRLMGRAD